A region from the Rosa rugosa chromosome 6, drRosRugo1.1, whole genome shotgun sequence genome encodes:
- the LOC133713457 gene encoding probably inactive receptor-like protein kinase At2g46850 — MLPLSSLASFLLLTLFKFLAISHSLQEHHQLPRPNMCHEKCGDLQISFPFHLNKSCSSLSDAFHLSCVNSTKIFLNIGSESYHVLEFFSDGLLVDFPGSSSYCRQYNDLNSFDFLGNYHFGLSADNVIGLYDCEDSSLCKTECETIDLPGCDGNESQGSPACCYPLSDYSLWHLGDKFSVFSKFGCRGFSSWVVQRGSNLGKRGVKLEWAVPRNSSKGVCATNGYIINATSIQAGARCACQDGFIGDGFATGEGCIMSCIKERRETYGADCFKKRHGSKKLLIIVGVLAPLFIIASLIALLYLLKRPVKPGTFDPAQKVHFHSTISFRKASRTRLFTYHELEEATKAFEEDQKLVSGNNGTIFAGVLEDGSHIAVHKIDCENEKELIQVLSQIEALSAILHRNITRFLGCCIDLAYTPLLVYEYPANGTLEDHLHQTGGQHVALDWYKRLNIAAETASVLAFLQYEFSPPIFHCDLKSGYIFIDNDFCSKLCGFGLLVSSHEEGSRFQRTDVYALGVVLLEMIAGSNCLDLQIALQKIRGGKLEEIVDPLLYYHEQPSYRREQIETVADLAMRCLLFGGDGKLGMYDVAKELVHIRRESSDGGSKRGPALEETFSNSSLLQMISMSPDSACMPKH, encoded by the exons ATGTTACCTCTATCATCTCTAGCTTCCTTTCTTCTCCTTACCCTCTTTAAGTTCTTAGCCATTTCTCACTCTCTCCAGGAACACCACCAGCTACCACGACCAAATATGTGCCATGAAAAATGTGGAGACCTTCAAATCTCCTTCCCATTTCACTTGAACAAATCCTGTTCTTCACTCTCTGATGCTTTCCATCTCTCTTGCGTCAACTCAACTAAAATTTTCCTTAACATTGGTTCCGAAAGCTACCACGTCCTCGAATTCTTCTCTGATGGTTTGCTAGTGGATTTTCCAGGCTCCTCTTCCTACTGCCGCCAGTACAATGACTTGAACTCCTTTGATTTCTTAGGAAATTACCACTTTGGCCTCTCTGCTGACAATGTCATAGGCCTCTATGATTGTGAGGACTCTTCTCTGTGCAAAACAGAATGTGAAACCATTGACTTGCCTGGCTGTGATGGCAATGAAAGCCAAGGCTCTCCTGCTTGCTGCTACCCTCTTTCTGATTACAGCCTGTGGCATCTTGGTGACAAGTTCTCAGTGTTTTCCAAATTTGGGTGCAGGGGCTTCTCAAGTTGGGTTGTTCAGAGAGGCTCCAACTTGGGAAAGAGAGGGGTAAAGTTGGAATGGGCAGTGCCAAGAAACTCATCCAAGGGGGTTTGTGCTACCAATGGTTACATTATCAATGCCACATCAATTCAAGCAGGGGCTAGGTGTGCTTGTCAAGATGGGTTCATTGGTGATGGATTTGCAACTGGAGAAGGATGCATCATGT CCTGCATCAAAGAGAGAAGGGAAACATATGGCGCAGACTGCTTCAAAAAAAGGCATGGTAGCAAGAAACTTTTAATTATAGTAG GAGTTCTTGCTCCCCTCTTCATCATAGCCTCATTGATTGCACTTCTGTATCTACTCAAAAGGCCTGTTAAACCGGGAACGTTTGATCCAGCTCAGAAGGTTCACTTCCACAGCACCATATCATTCCGAAAAGCTAGCAGGACTCGGCTATTCACTTACCATGAGCTAGAGGAAGCTACCAAAGCATTTGAAGAGGATCAGAAGCTTGTAAGTGGAAATAATGGCACAATATTTGCTGGGGTTCTCGAGGATGGATCCCACATTGCTGTGCACAAGATAGATTGTGAGAATGAAAAAGAGTTGATTCAAGTCCTATCACAAATTGAGGCTTTGTCTGCTATTCTACACCGGAATATAACCCGATTTCTTGGATGCTGTATTGACTTGGCCTACACTCCACTACTGGTGTATGAATATCCAGCAAATGGTACCCTCGAGGATCATTTACACCAAACAGGAGGACAACATGTTGCTCTTGACTGGTACAAGAGGTTGAACATTGCTGCTGAAACAGCAAGTGTTCTTGCCTTTTTGCAGTATGAATTTTCTCCTCCCATTTTCCACTGTGATCTCAAGTCCGGTTATATCTTTATTGATAATGATTTTTGTAGTAAACTCTGTGGTTTTGGACTACTGGTTTCGAGTCATGAAGAAGGCTCGCGTTTTCAAAGAACAGATGTTTATGCTTTAGGTGTGGTGCTTCTTGAGATGATTGCAGGCTCAAACTGCTTGGACTTGCAAATAGCCCTGCAAAAGATAAGAGGTGGGAAGCTAGAAGAGATTGTGGATCCACTTCTTTACTATCATGAACAACCTTCCTATCGCCGCGAGCAAATAGAGACAGTTGCAGACCTTGCAATGAGGTGTTTGTTGTTTGGTGGAGATGGAAAGCTAGGAATGTATGATGTAGCCAAGGAATTAGTACATATCAGAAGAGAGAGCAGTGATGGGGGTAGCAAGAGAGGGCCTGCACTTGAGGAAACGTTTTCGAACTCCAGCCTCCTTCAGATGATATCAATGTCTCCTGATTCAGCATGTATGCCTAAGCATTGA